In a genomic window of Aricia agestis chromosome 2, ilAriAges1.1, whole genome shotgun sequence:
- the LOC121739652 gene encoding zinc finger protein OZF-like → MEFDIMTSNNICRTCLKESVNLKPLLNEIDKDGRTICEVLAFVSNIDICINDRYPNHVCGPCQDNLLKAEEFKKQCIQSESVLKVCFGRNELEKSTVKYENIPHSNADKDYYQCAICFLKFPDGRLLEDHVACHRTFKEEFGPKPLGSPSLVIKPVHSHQYKNPLKNNVEENPMTLKEEALDFDHDLFQDEITFSPKTLEIEVPSFKPPNNSKDCINTVLHVCKTCNKAFDTKKALVKHYTTHSKIVPKEEYQCHLCNRKCLKKSSLVSHLKSHEHKDKIKYTCPTCNREFQHQAHLDKHILSVHDKKVIFSCTRCSKWFPTQLSLEAHQESHKVDKKHQCKTCGKAFYMLSTLQDHERTHTGEKPFLCSVCGKGFSQKTNLQQHTRRHLGIKMFKCDQCEMTFISKGELQSHVRKHTGAHPFICDECGNGFTTSSSLVKHRRTHTGERPYACDLCPLRFKVLGTLKNHRRTHTGEKPYQCSHCEKAFIQRQDLISHIRCHTGERPFTCTVCGQAFRKSTALKAHIKIHGMME, encoded by the exons ATGGAGTTTGATATTATGACTTCGAATAATATCTGCCGGACTTGTCTGAAAGAATCTGTGAATTTAAAACCGCTGTTAAATGAAATAGATAAAGATGGTCGAACTATTTGTGAAGTGTTAGCTTTCGTATCAAATATTGATATTTGTATCAACGACCGATATCCGAATCATGTCTGTGGACCCTGCCAAgacaatttattaaaagctgAGGAATTCAAAAAGCAGTGCATTCAATCAGAGAGTGTACTAAAAGTGTGCTTCGGCCGCAACGAGCTCGAGAAGTCGACGGTCAAATACGAAAACATTCCTCACTCTAATGCCGATAAAGATTACTACCAGTGTGCTATATGCTTCCTCAAGTTTCCCGATGGACGATTACTGGAAGACCACGTCGCGTGTCATAGAACTTTTAAAGAAGAATTTGGTCCTAAGCCGCTAGGTTCCCCCTCATTGGTTATAAAGCCCGTTCACTCTCACCAATACAAGAATccgttaaaaaataatgtagagGAAAATCCAATGACGTTGAAGGAGGAGGCACTAGATTTTGATCATGACCTTTTCCAGGATGAGATAACTTTCAGTCCCAAAACTTTAGAAATTGAAGTCCCGAGTTTTAAGCCTCCGAATAATTCTAAAGATTGCATTAATACTGTACTGCATGTGTGTAAAACTTGTAACAAAGCTTTCGATACTAAAAAGGCCCTAGTAAAACATTATACCACTCATTCAAAGATTGTACCTAAGGAGGAGTACCAATGTCATCTGTGCAACCGCAAATGTCTGAAGAAGTCATCGCTGGTCTCGCATTTGAAGAGTCACGAACATAAAGATAAGATAAAGTACACATGCCCCACTTGCAATAGAGAATTTCAGCACCAAGCCCATCTAGACAAACACATACTCTCTGTCCATGATAAAAAAGTCATATTCTCATGCACACGGTGCTCCAAATGGTTTCCCACACAATTGAGTCTAGAAGCCCATCAAGAAAGTCACAAGGTAGATAAAAAACATCAGTGTAAGACATGCGGAAAGGCATTCTACATGCTCTCCACCTTGCAGGACCATGAACGCACTCACACAGGAGAAAAGCCCTTCCTATGTTCAGTTTGCGGCAAAGGCTTCAGTCAAAAAACAAATTTACAGCAGCACACTAGAAGACATTTGggaattaaaatgtttaaatgtgACCAGTGTGAAATGAC GTTTATATCTAAAGGGGAACTGCAATCACATGTGCGGAAACATACTGGAGCACATCCCTTCATATGCGATGAATGTGGCAACGGTTTTACGACATCCAGTTCTCTTGTGAAGCACCGACGCACCCACACGGGGGAACGGCCCTATGCATGCGACCTATGCCCATTAAGGTTCAAAGTATTAGGAACTCTAAAGAATCATAGAAGGACCCACACAGGAGAAAAGCCGTATCAATGTTCACACTGTGAGAAAGCTTTTATACAAAGACAGGATCTGATATCTCACATACGCTGTCATACGGGCGAACGTCCCTTCACATGTACGGTGTGTGGGCAAGCGTTCAGAAAGTCAACAGCTCTTAAAGCTCATATAAAAATACATGGAATGAtggaatga
- the LOC121739654 gene encoding DNA polymerase beta-like isoform X2: MSKRKNPAGDDNLNADFCDFLMELAEYEKNVTRNIHKYNAYRKAASVLAAHQTRIKSGDEAKSLNGIGDKISKKIDEFLQTGKLKKLENIHQDKNAQAISMLTRVSGIGPVKAADLVNSGITTIEDLAKNKDKLNHHQLLGLKYFLDFEKKIPRSEIQEIEKIIHDRLKKYDENFTITICGSYRRGKPESGDIDVLVTHPSVKLSKKNKDDKFLSNVVALLGDIITDTISLGDTKFMGVCRLSANHIPRRLDIRLIPSEQYYCAVLYFTGSDVFNKQMRAHALENRFTLNEYSLKPIGETGMPGEPIPIESEEDIFDYIDYPYKKPEERNV, translated from the exons ATGAGCAAACGTAAAAATCCTGCTGGCGACGACAATCTCAACGCAGATTTTTGTGATTTCTTAATGGAGTTGGCcgaatatgaaaaaaatgtcaCTCGTAATATACACAAATACAATGCATATAGAAAAGCAGCAAGTGTTTTAGCCGCTCATCAAACAAGAATAAAATCTGGAGATGAAGCGAAATCTCTCAATGGCATAGGAGataaaatttcgaaaaaaatTGATGAATTTTTGCAAACAGGCAAGCTGAAAAAACTAGAAAATATACATCAGGACAAAAATGCACAAGCGATCAGTATGCTTACAAGAGTGTCTGGAATAGGGCCGGTTAAAGCAGCTGATTTAGTAAACAGTGGCATAACAACCATAGAAGACTTAGCCAAAAATAAAGATAAACTAAACCACCACCAGCTTCTTGGATTAAA atattttcttgATTTTGAAAAGAAGATACCCAGGTCAGAAATACAGGAAATTGAGAAAATTATACATGATcgtttgaaaaaatatgacgaAAATTTCACCATAACTATTTGTGGCAGCTACag ACGTGGAAAACCAGAAAGCGGTGATATTGACGTTCTTGTAACGCATCCATCTGTGAAATTAAGCAAGAAAAATAAAGACGATAAATTTTTAAGTAACGTGGTCGCTCTATTGGGTGATATTATAACCGACACCATATCATTGGGTGATACAAAATTTATG GGTGTATGCCGTTTATCAGCGAACCATATTCCTCGTCGGTTGGATATAAGATTGATCCCCAgtgaacaatattattgtgcAGTGCTGTATTTCACTGGCAGCGATGTTTTCAATAAGCAAATGCGAGCACACGCTCTTGAAAATCGTTTTACTCTCAATGAGTACTCTTTAAAGCCCATCGGGGAAACTG gTATGCCTGGGGAACCAATACCCATTGAATCAGAGGAAGATATTTTCGACTATATCGACTATCCATACAAGAAACCAGAAGAGCGCAACGTATAG
- the LOC121739650 gene encoding ATP-dependent DNA helicase Q5-like, translated as MDSVTEKLVQCFGHKKFKSELQERAVRAIARGVHDVFVSMPTGSGKSLCFQLPAMLQDNKVAIVFSPLLALIKDQIDHLCKLKITAESINSKMTSKDRERVLNDLRSMKPSTRFLYVTPEQAATETFKSLIEHLVKYRKVSYIVVDEAHCVSEWGHDFRPDYLKLGNLRETYKTIPWVALTATASIEVVRDIQTNLKLLNPVAQFKTPSFRKNLFYDVVYQNCIQDEIGDLVEFLKKNLKDPDNVKPKDKSVAIVYCRTREQTEDLAGMLSKRGLPALAYHGGLKTGDRISVQEQWSKGDCPCVCATISFGMGVDKASVRAVVHWGLPQNVAAYYQESGRAGRDGRSAFCRIYYCRSERNAVDFLLKSEIARSKTPEQKQRCKNAYKSFEIMVKYCEDVRCRHKTFADYFGDETPRCVDRCDACADERGVRRALEQHMRRAMSARLTTGLIAQDAEAEDPDLYGGGRVAAARETESYYGGDSDGSDSDSRRRVGEETKSMILKELANRRKIIEQDRKRNDTESTKYSKCKAAESTGKKVNGLTISGREGYLTLLVDALTTNLERMKGIEEPDHHLKKHHIEQCAVELEYEVFSASTVISLYRRGMSKLISAIKGCTDSLYPKLKEFKPMKENQTLAEFVHDFEKKKECGFITASQLDCKRKEKSESVMSKSDKESKRKANAFRKDPMTQTKLKEFFTVKQNEDPQSDTDEDGGLLIDEQASTIHNETTLKLNADDTVKIEDTNDTDHSDNSSDHSSPEKQTTKKIFINITLQPMKKEEKEKTKIESDKNSKETVNKEDPKSKHIKPTAKRKIKALFGESDSEGEPDGKKTKVSKSSSDKTKTPEKHDSEGESDVKKPKVSKSSSDKTKTPEKHKKHKSSERKSHKKDKERRHKSSDGKKEKEVKDDRSDKKLSNHDVKIESKDENKTHKHNDEKTHSEKNRYQSFDDSDSEKELVIDDGNCDKSSSFNDQDETLVINNTSKRNTEVFDDRSMSDSDMMSDMDTDQKTKPGENINDKSFDKDYQLSLEAEKVLMQLKQFTETKPTVEVEKNKVEDTKINVSNNNDVSISPTKHGTKHKEPHKHSPHKLSKEKKEKSHKHSSKTDRSHDKEKAKIKLKQKEEKKERKAEKVDVAGLVVKLLMPYYKKKKINSRDLFKITARHIVHQLLAIQVTEEAAISMMLKKAFKKEITIEKESDLDSKLIISKN; from the exons ATGGATAGTGTAACGGAGAAACTCGTACAGTGTTTTGgtcataaaaaattcaaaagtgaACTTCAAGAGAGAGCTGTGAGAGCAATAGCACGAG GAGTTCACGATGTCTTTGTTTCAATGCCAACTGGTTCGGGAAAGTCCCTCTGCTTCCAACTTCCGGCAATGCTCCAGGACAATAAAGTGGCAATCGTGTTTTCACCCTTACTGGCTCTCATCAAAGATCAAATTGACCACTTGTGCAAGTTAAAAATAACAGCGGAATCCATAAACTCCAAAATGACATCTAAAGACAGAGAAAGGGTGCTGAATGATTTACGCAGTATGAAACCTAGCACACGATTTCTGTATGTGACTCCCGAACAGGCTGCTACGGAAACCTTCAAATCTCTCATCGAGCATCTAGTCAAGTATAGGAAAGTGTCTTATATAGTAGTTGATGAAGCCCACTGTGTGAGTGAGTGGGGGCATGACTTCCGACCGGATTACTTAAAGCTGGGAAACTTGAGGGAAACGTATAAGACCATACCGTGGGTAGCCCTCACCGCTACAGCCAGCATAGAAGTAGTTAGAGATATTCAAACAAACCTCAAGCTCCTGAATCCAGTGGCTCAGTTCAAAACACCTAGCTTTAGAAAGAATTTGTTTTATGATGTTGTTTACCAAAATTGTATTCAGGACGAAATCGGGGATCTCGTTGaatttttaaagaagaattTAAAAGACCCAGATAATGTTAAGCCA aaagATAAGAGTGTGGCAATTGTGTACTGCAGAACAAGAGAACAAACAGAGGATCTAGCAGGAATGTTGTCAAAAAGAGGTCTTCCAGCCTTAGCATATCATGGAG GTCTGAAAACTGGCGACAGAATCTCAGTCCAGGAGCAATGGTCGAAAGGCGATTGCCCGTGTGTGTGCGCAACGATATCCTTCGGTATGGGCGTAGATAAGGCGAGCGTGCGTGCCGTCGTGCATTGGGGTCTGCCGCAAAACGTTGCTGCTTACTATCAG GAATCGGGTCGAGCGGGTCGCGACGGCCGTTCCGCGTTCTGTCGCATTTACTACTGCCGCAGCGAGCGAAACGCGGTGGACTTTCTGCTCAAGTCGGAAATCGCGCGTTCGAAAACGCCCGAACAGAAGCAGAGATGCAAGAACGCTTACAAGAGCTTCGAGATAATGGTCAAATATTGCGAAGACGTCAG ATGTCGTCACAAAACGTTCGCGGACTACTTCGGCGACGAGACGCCCCGCTGCGTAGACCGCTGCGACGCGTGCGCGGACGAGCGGGGCGTGCGACGCGCGCTCGAACAGCACATGCGCCGCGCCATGAGCGCACGACTCACCACGGGGCTCATAGCTCAGGACGCGGAGGCCGAGGACCCCGACTTGTACGGCGGGGGACGAGTAGCGGCCGCCAG AGAGACCGAATCGTACTACGGCGGCGACAGCGACGGATCAGACAGCGACAGTCGCCGTCGCGTGGGCGAGGAGACCAAGTCCATGATACTCAAGGAGCTCGCCAACAGACGGAAGATCATCGAGCAGGACAGAAAACGGAACGACACGGAGTCCACTAAATACTCCAAGTGCAAAGCCGCCGAGAGCACGGGGAAGAAG GTAAACGGACTAACAATAAGCGGTCGCGAGGGCTACTTGACGCTGCTGGTGGACGCTCTCACCACCAACTTGGAGCGGATGAAGGGAATAGAGGAACCCGACCATCATCTGAAGAAGCACCACATAGAACAGTGTGCGGTGGAGCTGGAGTATGAGGTGTTCTCTGCCAGCACTGTCATCAGCCTGTATAGACGGGGAATGTCTAAACTG ATATCAGCAATTAAAGGCTGTACAGACAGTCTATATCCAAAGTTAAAGGAGTTTAAGCCTATGAAAGAAAATCAAACTCTTGCGGAATTCGTTCACGACTTTGAGAAGAAAAAAGAATGTGGATTCATCACTGCATCACAATTGGATT gcaaaagaaaagaaaagtcGGAGTCAGTTATGTCAAAATCTGATAAAGAATCGAAGAGAAAAGCGAATGCATTCAGGAAGGATCCCATGACACAAACAAAACTAAAAGAGTTTTTCACGGTAAAGCAGAATGAAGATCCACAGTCCGATACTGATGAAGATGGAGGTCTCTTGATTGACGAGCAAGCTTCAACGATTCACAACGAGACCACTCTAAAATTAAACGCCGATGACACAGTTAAAATAGAAGACACTAACGATACAGACCATTCAGATAACTCCAGCGATCACAGCTCGCCCGAAAAACAAACGACGAAGAAAATATTCATAAACATCACACTACAGCCTATGAAAAAGGAAGAAAAAGAGAAGACTAAAATAGAAAGtgacaaaaatagtaaagaaACAGTCAATAAAGAGGACCCAAAATCAAAACATATCAAGCCGACAGCGAAAAGAAAAATTAAGGCTCTGTTCGGTGAATCTGACAGTGAAGGGGAGCCAGACGggaaaaaaacaaaagtttcTAAATCGTCCTCAGATAAGACAAAGACGCCCGAAAAACATGATAGCGAAGGGGAGTCAGACGTGAAGAAACCGAAAGTTTCCAAATCCTCCTCAGATAAGACAAAAACGCccgaaaaacacaaaaaacatAAATCCAGTGAAAGGAAATCGCACAAGAAAGACAAAGAGAGAAGGCATAAGTCCTCCGATGGTAAAAAAGAAAAGGAAGTAAAAGACGACAGAAGCGACAAGAAACTTTCTAATCATGATGTGAAAATAGAAAGTAAAGACGAAAATAAAACTCACAAGCACAATGATGAAAAGACGCATAGTGAAAAAAATAGATACCAGTCGTTTGATGATTCAGACTCGGAAAAAGAGTTGGTGATAGATGACGGGAACTGTGATAAATCTTCCAGTTTTAATGACCAAGATGAAACGTTGGTCATAAATAATACTTCTAAAAGAAATACTGAAGTGTTCGATGACAGATCCATGTCCGATAGTGATATGATGTCTGATATGGACACGGATCAAAAAACAAAACCCGGGGAAAATATCAACGACAAATCGTTTGACAAGGACTATCAGTTGAGTTTGGAGGCGGAAAAAGTTCTAATGCAACTCAAACAATTCACAGAAACAAAACCTACAGTTGAAGTCGAAAAAAATAAGGTCGAAGATACAAAGATAAATGTTTCTAACAACAACGACGTGTCTATATCACCGACGAAGCACGGGACAAAACATAAAGAACCACATAAACATAGCCCACACAAACTTagcaaagaaaagaaagaaaaatcacATAAACATAGTAGCAAAACAGATAGGTCTCACGACAAAGAAAAAGCTAAAATAAAACTGAAACAGAAAGAGGAGAAGAAAGAGAGAAAAGCTGAGAAGGTGGATGTAGCTGGGCTCGTCGTGAAACTGCTTATGCCTTATTACAAGAAGAAGAAAATTAATAGCAGGGACCTGTTCAAAATTACTGCCAGACACATAGTGCATCAACTGTTAGCCATTCAAGTTACag AGGAAGCCGCTATAAGCATGATGTTAAAGAAAGCATTTAAAAAGGAAATCACAATAGAGAAGGAGAGTGACTTGGATTCGAAactaattataagtaaaaactaa
- the LOC121739654 gene encoding DNA polymerase beta-like isoform X1, with the protein MTKTLYEFLRYTIHARCLFVESVLTDYRFQTILKMSKRKNPAGDDNLNADFCDFLMELAEYEKNVTRNIHKYNAYRKAASVLAAHQTRIKSGDEAKSLNGIGDKISKKIDEFLQTGKLKKLENIHQDKNAQAISMLTRVSGIGPVKAADLVNSGITTIEDLAKNKDKLNHHQLLGLKYFLDFEKKIPRSEIQEIEKIIHDRLKKYDENFTITICGSYRRGKPESGDIDVLVTHPSVKLSKKNKDDKFLSNVVALLGDIITDTISLGDTKFMGVCRLSANHIPRRLDIRLIPSEQYYCAVLYFTGSDVFNKQMRAHALENRFTLNEYSLKPIGETGMPGEPIPIESEEDIFDYIDYPYKKPEERNV; encoded by the exons atgacCAAAACACTGTACGAGTTTCTCCGTTACACTATCCATGCCAGGTGTCTTTTTGTTGAAAGCGTCTTAACAG attatagatttcAGACTATCCTCAAAATGAGCAAACGTAAAAATCCTGCTGGCGACGACAATCTCAACGCAGATTTTTGTGATTTCTTAATGGAGTTGGCcgaatatgaaaaaaatgtcaCTCGTAATATACACAAATACAATGCATATAGAAAAGCAGCAAGTGTTTTAGCCGCTCATCAAACAAGAATAAAATCTGGAGATGAAGCGAAATCTCTCAATGGCATAGGAGataaaatttcgaaaaaaatTGATGAATTTTTGCAAACAGGCAAGCTGAAAAAACTAGAAAATATACATCAGGACAAAAATGCACAAGCGATCAGTATGCTTACAAGAGTGTCTGGAATAGGGCCGGTTAAAGCAGCTGATTTAGTAAACAGTGGCATAACAACCATAGAAGACTTAGCCAAAAATAAAGATAAACTAAACCACCACCAGCTTCTTGGATTAAA atattttcttgATTTTGAAAAGAAGATACCCAGGTCAGAAATACAGGAAATTGAGAAAATTATACATGATcgtttgaaaaaatatgacgaAAATTTCACCATAACTATTTGTGGCAGCTACag ACGTGGAAAACCAGAAAGCGGTGATATTGACGTTCTTGTAACGCATCCATCTGTGAAATTAAGCAAGAAAAATAAAGACGATAAATTTTTAAGTAACGTGGTCGCTCTATTGGGTGATATTATAACCGACACCATATCATTGGGTGATACAAAATTTATG GGTGTATGCCGTTTATCAGCGAACCATATTCCTCGTCGGTTGGATATAAGATTGATCCCCAgtgaacaatattattgtgcAGTGCTGTATTTCACTGGCAGCGATGTTTTCAATAAGCAAATGCGAGCACACGCTCTTGAAAATCGTTTTACTCTCAATGAGTACTCTTTAAAGCCCATCGGGGAAACTG gTATGCCTGGGGAACCAATACCCATTGAATCAGAGGAAGATATTTTCGACTATATCGACTATCCATACAAGAAACCAGAAGAGCGCAACGTATAG